In the genome of Entelurus aequoreus isolate RoL-2023_Sb linkage group LG08, RoL_Eaeq_v1.1, whole genome shotgun sequence, one region contains:
- the LOC133655000 gene encoding clumping factor B-like: protein MEEGRGDGRCSGYRIPLELGRGEPNLRFRRFCISLHSDEISFIISAAPRQSDNDIESDDNNEAAHNEDHGVAGDNIEDTDEEGDNNEENEDVIVDSDSEREEGEADNADTDSDGHNEDSDNSSLLEADHFAWIRFIWQVWPFSCGNIFEEIVFEFHGVHEEDLIISAFDVIQEHVEENDGNDNIESDDHVGEDNEGEADVVQCPEEVEEISLPLPLPLVSDNPKHEEREEKDVQWWHDYNSSESVDEEDPDPQDGKAEKSGPRVDLSDKRDHSTSIGDLAEEREAPDDCITCFGNPEAEEDPLPGPSRKRPRDEGSRHQFETGRRKRFCPQNDNNSDGSPDLDDSKETHE from the exons ATGGAAGAAGGACGGGGAGATGGACGGTGCTCTG GCTACCGTATTCCACTGGAATTGGGAAGAGGGGAACCAAATTTAAGATTTCGTAGATTTTGCATTTCCCTGCATAGCGATGAGATCTCATTCATAATTTCGGCGGCGCCAAGACAATCTGATAACGATATTGAGAGTGACGACAATAACGAGGCGGCCCATAATGAAGACCATGGCGTGGCGGGGGACAATATTGAAGACACTGACGAGGAGGGGGACAACAACGAAGAAAACGAGGATGTCATTGTTGACAGTGACAGCGAGCGTGAAGAGGGTGAGGCGGACAACGCCGATACAGACAGCGACGGCCATAACGAGGATAGCGATAACAGTTCGCTGCTGGAAGCCGATCACTTTGCGTGGATCCGCTTCATCTGGCAGGTGTGGCCGTTTTCCTGCGGCAACATATTTGAGGAAATCGTCTTCGAATTCCACGGCGTTCACGAGGAGGATCTGATCATTAGTGCCTTCGATGTCATCCAGGAGCACGTTGAAGAAAACGACGGTAATGACAACATCGAAAGCGACGACCACGTCGGTGAAGACAACGAGGGAGAGGCCGACGTCGTCCAGTGTCCGGAGGAAGTGGAGGAGATCTCCTTGCCTTTGCCCTTGCCGCTGGTGAGTGACAATCCTAAACATGAGGAACGGGAAGAGAAAGATGTGCAATGGTGGCATGATTATAACAGCTCTGAGAGTGTTGACGAGGAAGACCCGGACCCACAAGACGGGAAAGCGGAGAAATCAGGACCACGGGTAGACTTGAGTGATAAACGTGATCACAGCACCAGTATTGGAGATTTGGCTGAGGAACGGGAAGCACCGGATGATTGCATCACTTGCTTTGGTAATCCGGAGGCGGAGGAAGACCCTTTACCTGGACCGTCCAGAAAGAGGCCGAGAGACGAGGGCTCGAGACATCAATTTGAAACAGGACGCAGAAAGCGTTTCTGTCCCCAGAATGATAACAACTCTGACGGCAGCCCAGACTTAGACGACTCGAAAGAAACTCATGAGTAG